Sequence from the Pecten maximus chromosome 8, xPecMax1.1, whole genome shotgun sequence genome:
tttatttcacttaagtgaaaaagaatttcacttaagtgaaattcttttcaccttaaggtgaataaattatttgcattatgtttttttcacttaagtgaaattcttttttcacttaagtgaaattctttttttcatttaagtGAAATtcctttttcacttaagtgaaaaaacatccccttaagaggaaatgggattaaatgttaaaacgggTTGCCATAGGTGTATTTGTGAATGCCTCACATTTGGCgtgaaaaaaatggaaatacGGACATATAcggaaatatttgaaaatagaaTAGACggaaattgattttttaacgaaatatatcatttaatcaTCCCTTGTGTTTTGTTTAAAGAGAAAATACGTTTATGGTAGGAATAGATTATGTTATAGGGATAGCATTGCTTGTTGCTATGAAACTATGGCGGAATACCCACAAGTGTTTCGGATATATAATGGCCTGGCGGGCTGAACCTAATTATCACGTTAACACAACATTCAAGTACACACCGCAGGTCGTTTTCAAGAGATGGGAACATTGTAGTTAAAATGCAACACCATTCCCGAATTAGTGGAATGTACCTGGGTCACCTCCTCGTTATAAACATGATACATAACCAACACAACACGTGCTTCACTCGCCCTGCCCggtcaaatattgatataattatattctcGAGAAAATATCATAATTTCACAACCTATTAATTGTAGGGGGTACGGATTGACCTTATCTTTACGGCACCGCGTGTTATCCGCGTGCCGTTTGATGTAGAGAATGTATCGGGTAATATTAGCAGGGAAAATCTCGTGTAACGGTAGGAGATTATGTACAGTACAAATCGACCGTTTACTGAACGCTAGACTCCTGAAGTATCCGACTATCTCGGCTTTACTGGAATGTTAACGATATGTAGTGTAATCGAAGGACTGGTATATTGTTTTAGATCTAACATGATAAAAGTATTCCATCAACTATATAACTCGCATGATATGCTAAACATTTTTATGCCGAATATTGTTATGTGCTAGCTATGCTAGCTACGGGATTATCCACTGTACCATTACCTACGGGATTATCGAGTGTACCATTACCTACGGGATTATCCAATGTACCATTATCTACGGGATTATCGAGTGTACCATTACCTACGGGATCATCAAGTGTACCATTACCTACGGGATTATCGAGTGTACCATTATCTACGGGATTATCCAACGTACCATTATCTACGGGATTATCGAGTGTACCATTATCTACGGGATTATCCAACGTACCATTATCTACGGGATTATCCAACGTACCATTATCTACGGGATTATCCAACGTACCATTATCTACGGGATTATCGGGTGTACTATTACCTACGGGATTATCCAATGTACCATTACCTACGGGATTATCGGGTGTACCATTATCTACGGGATTATCCAACGTACCATTATCTACGGGATTATCGGGTGTACCATTATCTACGGGATTATCCAACGTACCATTATCTACGGGATTATCGGGTGTACCATTATCTACGGGATTATCCAACGTACCATTATCTACGGGATTATCCAATGTACCATTATCTACGGGATTATCGGGTGTACCATTATCTACGGGATTATCCAACGTACTATTACCTACGGGATTATCCAATGTACCATTATCTACGGGATTATCGGGTGTACCATTATCTACGGGATTATCCAACGTACCATTATCTACGGGATTATCCAACGTACCATTACCTACGGGATTATCCAATGTACCATTATCTACGGGATCATCAAGTGTACCATTACCTACGGGATTATCCAACGTACCATTACCTACGGGATTATCCAACGTACCATTATCTACGGGATTATCGGGTGTACCATTATCTACGAGATTATCCAACGTACCATTATCTACGGGATTATCCAAGGTATCATTACCTACGGGATTTCCCAATGTACCATTACCTACGGGATTCCCAATGTACCATTATCTACGGAATTATCCAATGTACCATTACCTACGGGATTCCCAAGGTACCATAACCTACGGAATTATCCAATGTACCATTACCTACGGGATTCCCAATGTACCATTATCTACGGAATTTTCCAAGGTATCATTTCCTACGGAATTTTCCAAGGTACCATTGCCTACGGAACTTCCCAGTGTATTATTACCTACAGAATTCCCAAAGGTAACATTACACATGTTATTTCCCAACGTAAAATTACCTACGGAACTTCCCAATGTACCATTGCCTACTTAATTTCCCAAAGTACCCTTACCTTTGCGACTTCCCAAGGTACCATAACATATAGATCAATAGATAAAGTTATTaatattgaaaacaagaaaatgtcTATACAGGCACTTACTTTTCAGTTACTATTATACacgaaatatatattaattaagatCTACGATGAAGATAGCATCAATGTGGAACTAAGTGGAGTCATTAATGTTAATGCAAATGATTCATTGTTTCGGAAACTGGACACATCAATTCAGGAATTTTACTTTAACTTCTCTGTAACCTGTTTAAATATGTGGACTGCTGTTGTTTTGTCCAATAGTCTCTTTTTTTACTCAAAAACGCCATtgatttttcttgttttgttagatTAGTATAGTACTTTACATGGGGAAGGTTTCGATAAAAGTACCAGTCCATTTGTTGCAGACCCTTCTCTTCATACTTTGTCCGATTCCGTATCAATTCTTCCATGCAATCCGGTGCAATGGGATCGTACAATCGGTCAAACTTGTTGGCGATAATGTGTGGTCTGGACGACAGCCATGGAAGGTCACCTATTCCAAATATACACACGCTCCGCGAAAATCTGCCAAAACAATGGGGCTTGTCCCAGGTCCATATTACAGCACGTGACAAGAACGTACTAGATGCGTGACTCGTCTCCAGGGAATAACCCCCTGGGGCCCAAGGGAGACCGTTTAATGTTGCCCATATCGTCTCCTCTGGCGACAGCGAATCATTCAGCCAGTGAATGAACTTTTGTGCAACATCATCTTCATGGAGAAATTCTACAAATTCCCTTCGAAACATCCCATATGCGCTGCCTTTACGTAAAGTGATGTTAAAAGAAAAATCGTCCTTAGTGGCATTTTTGTCTTCCTTTAAAAGGCCTCTTACAACTGCAAAATGCTTTTGAACACGAAATTTCAAATGCTTCGGAAATAAGAAACTTTCAATATCATTTGTTCCCTGAAGAGCTTTAAGAATTTTCACCATTTCCAGATTTGTCCTCAGTGGTAATTCCTGTCCCGTTAGGTTAATATAGTACTTCCACGTAACTGCTCTCGCCAAAAGTTCGTGCATGCATTGCAATTCGGCCAAAACATGTGATAAACTTGCGTAAATGATATCAATGCGTTCATGAATGATGAAGATATTATGGAAACAGGCGGCTAGTTTGTTCATGATGTCGAACACTTTTTGACTGGCTTTCTTGTcaatatatagacagtagacattgTGAGGCCGGTATATCAGGCGGAGGAGTTGTTCGGCCTGGTCGGTCGATTTATGCATTTTAATGGCGAATGCTAGAGGGTAGTCTAGCTCCTCTTTGCTGAGAACAGTCCTGTCGGTCAAGTAGCCATGAGATTTAATCAGTACTTTACATGAATTCACTAAGTTGTCCAAAGAACAATTTCCGGATATACGTTTTTCGTGGCTCGTATTTTTCGCTGATTTTATTGCAGCGGCGTCTCCCGTGAACAGCGACCTGCAGTTAACATGGGAGTTTGGACGGATTCTGCACATCTCTATTAGTTTCTCCTCGTCACTAAGACTTCTCATTGAGAAGGAGTTGTGAGAAGAGTCGTCGCTATTATCATCAGACGAAAGCAGGCCCCGTGTATTACAGCTATTGGACGTTAAGGCGACCTTGGTGTTGACCTTGAGTGAGTCCCATATCAGACCTATAAATACCAGTTGACAGAAAACAGTCAATCCGAGAATAACCCCGCGCGCAGATCCAAATGACAAAGGCATTGTTAAATTCTAAAAGAAggtctttcattcaaatttcattcaaatatttgtatacagaTGGCCTATTTGACACTAAATACTTGAATACTCGACAATTCCGGGGCGATATTGAAACAGGACAGGCTTTTACATCACAATCAAACCAAGTCAGCACCAGGAGTCTATTATCCCCAGCGTGTTAGTCGATGTTATCAAGCATGTCCGTCTCTGCTACACAGACTTCACCTTTCTTCATCACTGAAACAAACAAATGTCAATTTATAAGAAACTAACTTCAAATTCAGTTAATTGTATTGCGCCATATTTATTGAAAAGTATTACTGAAACTTCCCCTGTTTTGACGACCTGCCTCTACCGTCCCCGCTAATTGATTAATTAGGGATACACAATTGCATTATtctacaacaattgtgaaagtTCAGTTCTATCAACTTATTCTAACCAATTCTTGGTACGCCTGAGAGCGGGCGAGGTATCTTATTGTGAGAGAAAACAGGAGTACCCGTATCTGGGGAACCCCACGTGGTCAGTACCCGTATCTGGGGAACCCCACGTGGTCAGACAGGTGACCTCATTACCTTTTAACGTCCGATTGAGGAATCGAACCCTGGTCGCCTTGATGAAAGGCGGGTGCGTTACCACTGCGCTACCCAGCTACCCAGTCAATGAGAGACACACAACGCTTTAATTATTCAACATGTAGTTTTAGTGACCCTGGAATGTTTCATACCAaattaaacagaaatatatctGTGATTCATTAATATTAGTAGCAGAAATACAATGTTGACATATATCGATAGTGCGCGATATCCTGAGCATTTTGGGCGTCATTCGTCAGTACATGGTAACCGGCCGATCAATGGCCTTTAGTGTACCATTGGACACAAATGTTAGTACATGGTAACCAGCCGATCAATGGCCTTTAGGGTACCATTGGACACAAATGTTAGTACTGTAGATGGTAACCAGCCGATCAATGGCCTTTTGGACACCATTGGACACACTTGTTAGTAGATGGTAACCAGCCGATCAATGGCCTTTTGGACACCATTGGACACAAATGTTAGTACATGGTAACCAGCCGATCAATGGCCTTTTGGACACCATTGGACACACATGTTAGTAGATGGTAACCGGCCGATCAATGGCCTTTTGGACACCATTGGACACAAATGTTATCAATGGCCTTTTGGACACCATTGGATACAAACGTTAGTAGATGGTAACCAGCCGATCAATGGCCTTTAGGGTCCCATTGGACACAAATGTTAGCCAGTGGTAACCCGATCAACGATTTTCATATTATAAATTGAGTTGTTAAAAGGATTATATCGATAGGATATGTATGGtacaatgataaatatatagGCTATGTATGGtacaatgataaatatataggatatgtatggtacaataataaatatataggctatgtatggtacaataataaatatataggatatgtatggtacaataataaatatataggcTATGTATGGTACAGTGATAAATATATAGGATATGTATGgtacaataataaatatataggttatgtatggtacaataataaatatataggcTATGTATGGtacaatgataaatatatagGCTATGTATGGtacaatgataaatatatagGCTATCTATGatacaatgataaatatatagGCTATCTATGATACAATGATCAATATATAGGCTATGTATGgtacaataataaatatatagactatgtatggtacaataataaatatataggcTATGTATAGtacaatgataaatatatagGCTATGTATGGTACAGTGATAAATATATAGGCTATGTATGgtacaataataaatatataggctatgtatggtacaataataaatatataggctatgtatggtacaataataaatatataggtTATGTATagtacaataataaatatataggctatgtatggtacaataataaatatataggcTATGTATGGtacaatgataaatatatagGCTATGTATGGTACAATAAATATATAGGCTATGTATGGtacaataatgaatatatagGCTATGTATGgtacaataataaataaataggcTATGTATGGTACAATACATATAAAGGCTATGTATGgtacaataataaatatataggttatatatggtacaataataaatatataggctatgtatggtacaataatatatatataggctatgtatggtacaataataaatatataggctatgtatggtacaataataaatatatagactatgtatggtacaataataaatatataggctatgtatggtacaataatatatatataggctatgtatggtacaataataaatatataggctatgtatggtacaataatatatatataggctatGTATGGTACCATAATAAATAAATAGGCTATGTATGGTACAATAATAAATAGATAGGCTATGTATGGtacaataattaatatatagGCTATATATGgtacaataataaatatataggctatgtatggtacaataataaatatatgtctatgtatggtacaataataaatatatagtctatgtatggtacaataataaatatataggctatgtatggtacaataataaatatataggcTATGTATGGTACAGTGATAAATATATAGGATATGTATGgtacaataataaatatataggcTATGTATGgaacaataataaatatataggctatgtatggtacaataataaatatataggatatgtatggtacaataataaatatataggctatgtatgatacaataataaatatataggctatgtatggtacaataataaatataaaggCTATGTATGgtacaataataaatatataggcTATGTATGgaacaataataaatatataggctatgtatggtacaataataaatatataggcTATGTATGGTACAATAATAAATGTAAAGGCTATATGTGgtacaataataaatatataggcTATGTATGgtacaatactacatatatagGCTATGTATGgtacaataataaatataaaggCTATGTATGgtacaataataaatatataggctatgtatggtacaataataaatataaaggCTATGTATGgtacaataataaatatataggcTATGTAtggtacaaatatatttattgaatgtATCCTCCCCTTTCTCACAACTAAAACACATACGAGAATAATTGAGGGCGAGAGTTTTTAACCAGAACTTATGATTAAATAAACTTCCATTGTGACTAAATGAAGTGTACTATTTAGGATTCGGATACAGTACCGTCCAaacttaatatacatgtataacatatctattgtatatggtatataacacttcCACTATAGGCATCTTTTATCTCAATTCAGGTCAGATTTTAGACATGTCTAACATAAAAACAACTTATACTTCACTGGTTCAGGTCAGATTTTAGACATGTCTAACATAAAAACAACTTATACTTCACTGGTTCAGGTCAGATTTTAGACTTTCTCTAAATAACGCgacaaattatacatgtacttccgATTATTGGGTTGCCGATTTTGGTAACCGGTTTGCGGTCCGGGTAACCGGTGAACCATGACACCCTTTTCCGGTTGCTTGGTTCCAATAACCGGTTATTAAAAACCCATTTGTTTGACTTTCCTATCATAAAGTATAAAAACGccttaattaaatcattttaaacaaaaaagtacCTTACCTGGCCCATGCCGCCTCGTGGGAAAAACAGGTGCTGGTATGTTTCTGTGTCTCTCTGAAGAATAAAAgcgttttgtttataaatatttaccCGATTTGAAAAAATGCATTTTCCATTATGGTAATCCATTATAAACTACTATCGCTATTGTTACCGACGGGACCTAATCGAAGATACAGTATGGGAAGTTGGCTCACAAACACGCGCTGTCTGTACCAGTTTAAACAAGTCATTATCTACCTGTACAGGATTGGTCAATTCAATCTAAACAAATATTTCTACATGTTTTTTGGATAGTGTGGgatattttagaaatacatGGTATACCTTTGCTAGAGAAGAGTGATTTGATATAATGTCTTCTGAAAGTTTAGTTTATAATAAAGGTTTAATTCACGAGACACTTGTGTGAATACAACATTTGAGGTAGATTGTTCCAGCCCTGTATCTTTTATGAAGACGAGTTGTAAAACTGTGTAGgttttattttctgatttttaattgttttccaTCAAAAAGTCATGCATGAAACAAAAAGATTCACTGTGTTTCCGTATTACAAAAGCATCACGGGATGATCAATTAGCCAGCGTTTCTTTGACACCACCAGTAACACCTTTCATGTCCGTGACATCACCAGTAACACCTGTTGTGTCCATGACATCACCAGTAACACCTGGTGTGTCCGTCACACCACCAGTAATACCCGTTGTGTCCGTCACATCACCAGTAACACTGTTGTGTCCGTGACATCACCAGTAACACCTGTTGTGTCCATGACATCACCAGTAACACCCGTTGTGTCCGTGACATCACCAGTAACAACCGTTGTGTCCGTGACACCACCAGTAACACCTGGTGTGTCCGTCACATCACCAGTAACACGTGGTGTGTCCGTCACACCACCAGTAACACCTGTTGTGTCCGTGACACCACCAGTAATACCTGTTGTGTCCATGACATCACCAGTAACACCTGTTGTGTCCGTGACACCACAAGTAACACCTGTTGTGTCCGTGACATCGCCAGTAACACCCGTTGTGTCCGTGACACCACCAGTAATACCCGTTGTGTCCGTGACATCGCCAGTAACACCCGTTGTGTCCGTGACACCACCAGTAATACCCGTTGTGTCCGTGACACCACCAGTAATACCCCGTGTGTCCGTGACATCACTAGTAATACCCGTTGTGTCCGTGACATCACCAGTAACACCGGTTGTGTCCGTGACATCACCAGTAAtacttattgttttattacttgcTTTTGCAGAATAATTGGGAATTTCACTATATCTCCCTTAAAGGGTCTCTAACCTATAACATATCCTTGTCTTGATATGGAGATGTTTCCGAAACttaacagaaaataaacaaatatagttTTGCAGTAGTGGTAGGACATGTTTCTCTATATAATGAGTcagtatagtctgtttcatataacattgtatatttttatgtttattgtttactgATGTCTCCATAGAAAGAAAACGAAAGTTGACCATGctttaaattcaaattctttgttTAAACAAATCACTCCCCTCTCACAGAAGGAAATGTATTCACCACACTATTTACGTACAACATTTATTCCTTGCAATCCCGTGTTATAAATTACACTTGTCCAACCTTAGTCGTTGAAACTTGTCACGAATGCTATCAGAGTGAAGCCTTTTGTACATAGTAGTGATGTATGAGAGGAGGCAGCTATTCTTCAGTGTTGAAATAGACAGTGGaatttgataacatgtaacTATGTTAATTCATTTCATCTTGCATATTCGTAAAAACAAATCCATAATGCATATGTATTGTACTAAATATACAGTAAGTTTCACCGTACTGTATATCAGTGTACTAAATACACAGTGAGTTTCaccgtactgtataccattgtactaactatacagtgaatatatcattgtattaacTATACAGTGAGTTTCACcgtactg
This genomic interval carries:
- the LOC117333071 gene encoding beta-1,3-galactosyl-O-glycosyl-glycoprotein beta-1,6-N-acetylglucosaminyltransferase-like; translation: MPLSFGSARGVILGLTVFCQLVFIGLIWDSLKVNTKVALTSNSCNTRGLLSSDDNSDDSSHNSFSMRSLSDEEKLIEMCRIRPNSHVNCRSLFTGDAAAIKSAKNTSHEKRISGNCSLDNLVNSCKVLIKSHGYLTDRTVLSKEELDYPLAFAIKMHKSTDQAEQLLRLIYRPHNVYCLYIDKKASQKVFDIMNKLAACFHNIFIIHERIDIIYASLSHVLAELQCMHELLARAVTWKYYINLTGQELPLRTNLEMVKILKALQGTNDIESFLFPKHLKFRVQKHFAVVRGLLKEDKNATKDDFSFNITLRKGSAYGMFRREFVEFLHEDDVAQKFIHWLNDSLSPEETIWATLNGLPWAPGGYSLETSHASSTFLSRAVIWTWDKPHCFGRFSRSVCIFGIGDLPWLSSRPHIIANKFDRLYDPIAPDCMEELIRNRTKYEEKGLQQMDWYFYRNLPHVKYYTNLTKQEKSMAFLSKKRDYWTKQQQSTYLNRLQRS